In Haladaptatus paucihalophilus DX253, the following proteins share a genomic window:
- a CDS encoding mandelate racemase/muconate lactonizing enzyme family protein produces the protein MVDQAKLRDPNAEYTMRDLSAETMGLTNRRGGVRDAEITDVQTTMVDGNYPWILVRVYTDAGVVGTGESYWGGGDTAIIERMKPFLIGENPLDIDRLYEHLVQKMSGEGSISGKTISAISGIEIALHDLAGKLVELPAYQLVGGKYRDEVRIYCDCHAGDESEPESNAAEAERVVSELGYDAIKFDLDVPSGYEKDRANRHLRGPEIDHKVEIVERVCETVGDRADVAFDCHWSFTSGSAKRLARELEGYDVWWLEDPIPPENHDVQQKVTESTTTPIAVGENVYRKFGQRTLLEPQAVDIIAPDLPRVGGMRETRKIADLADMYYIPVAMHNVSSPIGTMASAQVAAAIPNSLAVEYHSYQLGWWEDLVEEDDLIREGRMEIPEEPGLGVTLDMNAVEKHMVEGEELFDEA, from the coding sequence ATGGTTGATCAAGCGAAGCTCCGCGACCCGAACGCGGAGTATACGATGCGTGACCTCTCCGCCGAGACGATGGGCCTCACCAACCGACGCGGCGGGGTCCGCGATGCGGAGATAACCGACGTACAGACGACGATGGTGGACGGAAACTACCCGTGGATTCTCGTTCGCGTCTACACCGACGCTGGCGTCGTGGGAACCGGCGAATCCTACTGGGGCGGCGGCGACACGGCCATCATCGAGCGGATGAAGCCGTTTCTCATCGGCGAGAATCCGCTCGACATCGACCGACTCTACGAGCATCTCGTCCAGAAGATGTCCGGCGAAGGCTCCATCTCCGGGAAAACCATCTCGGCCATCTCCGGTATCGAAATCGCCCTGCACGACCTCGCGGGAAAACTCGTCGAACTCCCGGCCTACCAACTCGTCGGCGGGAAGTACCGCGACGAGGTGCGAATCTATTGTGACTGCCACGCTGGAGACGAGTCGGAACCCGAATCGAACGCGGCGGAGGCGGAACGCGTCGTCTCCGAACTCGGCTACGACGCCATCAAGTTCGACCTCGACGTTCCTTCGGGGTACGAGAAGGACCGCGCGAACCGCCACCTTCGCGGTCCCGAGATAGACCACAAAGTCGAAATCGTCGAGCGAGTCTGTGAAACGGTCGGCGACCGCGCGGACGTGGCGTTCGACTGCCACTGGTCGTTCACGAGCGGGAGCGCGAAGCGCCTCGCCCGCGAACTCGAAGGGTACGACGTGTGGTGGCTCGAAGACCCGATTCCGCCGGAGAATCACGACGTACAGCAGAAGGTCACGGAATCGACGACGACGCCCATCGCCGTGGGCGAGAACGTCTACCGGAAGTTCGGCCAGCGGACGCTGCTCGAACCGCAGGCCGTAGACATCATCGCACCCGACCTCCCGCGCGTGGGCGGCATGCGCGAGACGCGAAAGATTGCCGACCTCGCCGACATGTACTACATCCCGGTCGCCATGCACAACGTCTCCTCGCCCATCGGAACCATGGCGTCCGCACAGGTCGCCGCGGCGATACCCAACAGCCTCGCCGTGGAATACCATTCCTACCAACTCGGTTGGTGGGAGGACCTCGTCGAGGAGGACGACCTCATTCGGGAAGGTAGGATGGAAATTCCCGAAGAACCGGGCCTCGGCGTGACGCTCGACATGAACGCCGTCGAGAAGCACATGGTCGAAGGTGAGGAGTTGTTTGATGAGGCGTGA
- the gfo6 gene encoding D-xylose 1-dehydrogenase Gfo6, producing the protein MTVDDYLSGIRQRDWEELESGTLRVALVGLGWWTREQAVPAIRESKFCETTVAVSSSHEKAETVAHDSSTVSAALTYDEFVNGDATDEYDAAYVCTPNASHLQYVSAAADHGKAVLCEKPMEATLDRAEELVAAAEDVPLMVAYRMQTDPQVRRMRELVRDGAIGDPVAVHGHMEQQMLDVVSGNPDQWRLDPDLAGYGSTVMDLGIYPLNTARFVLDADPMSVTAQMHSEHEAFDDVPDEHATFSLRFDDGTYAACTVSQNAHLSGGFRVIGTEGELRLDPAFLGATPQTLTLRLADGREMEIDDGRRDLFGDEMTEEFDYFADRVVRGVEPTPDGEHALVDMRTLAAIYEAAETERRVSVE; encoded by the coding sequence ATGACCGTCGACGACTACCTGAGCGGTATCAGACAACGGGATTGGGAAGAACTGGAATCGGGCACGCTCCGCGTCGCCCTCGTGGGTCTCGGTTGGTGGACGCGCGAGCAGGCCGTCCCGGCGATTCGAGAATCGAAGTTCTGCGAGACGACCGTCGCCGTCAGCAGCTCCCACGAAAAGGCCGAGACCGTCGCCCACGATAGCTCGACCGTCAGCGCCGCCCTCACGTACGACGAGTTCGTGAACGGCGACGCGACCGACGAGTACGACGCTGCGTACGTCTGTACGCCGAACGCATCTCACCTGCAGTACGTGTCCGCCGCCGCGGACCACGGGAAAGCAGTGCTCTGCGAAAAGCCGATGGAGGCGACGCTCGACCGCGCCGAGGAACTCGTCGCGGCCGCCGAAGATGTTCCGTTGATGGTCGCCTACCGAATGCAGACCGACCCGCAGGTTCGCCGGATGCGCGAACTCGTCCGCGACGGGGCCATCGGCGACCCGGTGGCCGTCCACGGCCACATGGAACAGCAGATGCTCGACGTCGTTTCGGGCAACCCGGACCAGTGGCGACTCGACCCCGACCTCGCCGGATACGGTTCGACGGTGATGGACCTCGGTATCTATCCGCTGAACACCGCTCGGTTCGTCCTCGACGCCGACCCCATGAGCGTGACCGCACAGATGCACTCCGAACACGAGGCGTTCGACGACGTTCCGGACGAACACGCCACCTTCTCGCTCCGGTTCGACGACGGCACGTACGCCGCCTGCACCGTCAGCCAGAACGCGCACCTATCGGGCGGGTTCCGAGTTATCGGTACCGAGGGCGAACTGCGCCTCGACCCGGCGTTTTTGGGTGCCACTCCACAGACGCTCACGCTCCGACTGGCGGACGGCCGCGAGATGGAGATCGACGACGGCCGCCGCGACCTGTTCGGCGACGAGATGACCGAGGAGTTCGACTACTTCGCCGACCGGGTCGTTCGAGGGGTCGAGCCGACGCCCGACGGCGAACACGCCCTCGTCGATATGCGGACGCTCGCCGCCATCTACGAGGCCGCCGAAACCGAGAGACGGGTGTCGGTCGAGTGA
- the xacF gene encoding 2,5-dioxovalerate dehydrogenase, producing the protein MSKTTYNYVNGEWIESESGDTIEVENPANPNEAVGRYQSSSATDATAAVEAAAAAADDWASTPGPERGRILRAAGTLLEERKDELTDVLVAEEGKAHAEAGGEVQRAIDIFHYFAGKAADLGGTMKSPSAPNQNLYTRTEPVGVAALITPWNYPIAIPAWKLAPALATGNAVVLKPASAAPGVAIELARALDEAGLPDGVLNVVTGSGSAVGTEFIEHDAVDAVSFTGSSEVGEMVYDRATDAGKRVQTELGGKNPTVVAASADPAEAADIVAGGGFGTTGQSCTACSRAIVHEDVYDEFVAELVDRAESIDVGPGADHEMGPQVSESELESTLDYIEIAENEGATLAAGGNTPDGEAVETGYFVEPTVFTDVDSEMRIAQEEVFGPVVAVIKVSDFDEGLHVANDVHYGLSASIVTDDHTEANRFIDEVEAGVVKVNDKTTGLELHVPFGGFKRSSSETWREQGDEGLEFYTIEKTVYDSY; encoded by the coding sequence ATGTCGAAGACGACGTACAACTACGTTAACGGCGAGTGGATCGAATCGGAGTCGGGTGACACCATCGAAGTCGAGAACCCCGCGAACCCGAACGAGGCAGTGGGACGCTATCAGTCGTCCAGCGCGACCGACGCGACGGCCGCGGTCGAAGCCGCCGCTGCAGCGGCCGACGACTGGGCATCGACGCCGGGACCGGAGCGCGGCCGAATCCTCCGCGCGGCCGGGACCCTGCTCGAAGAGCGCAAGGACGAGCTGACGGACGTGCTCGTCGCCGAGGAAGGGAAGGCCCACGCCGAAGCCGGTGGGGAGGTCCAGCGGGCTATCGACATCTTCCACTACTTCGCCGGGAAGGCGGCCGACCTCGGCGGAACGATGAAGAGTCCGAGCGCACCGAACCAGAACCTGTACACGAGAACGGAACCGGTCGGCGTCGCCGCGCTCATCACGCCGTGGAACTACCCCATCGCCATTCCGGCATGGAAGCTCGCACCGGCCTTGGCGACCGGGAACGCGGTCGTGCTCAAACCGGCGTCGGCCGCACCCGGCGTCGCAATCGAACTCGCGCGGGCGCTGGACGAAGCCGGACTCCCCGACGGCGTGCTGAACGTCGTCACCGGGTCGGGGAGCGCCGTCGGCACGGAATTCATCGAACACGATGCGGTGGATGCCGTCTCGTTCACCGGTAGCAGCGAAGTCGGCGAGATGGTGTACGACCGGGCGACCGACGCGGGCAAACGCGTCCAGACGGAGCTCGGCGGCAAGAACCCGACGGTCGTCGCGGCCTCGGCCGACCCGGCGGAGGCCGCCGATATCGTCGCGGGCGGCGGATTCGGGACGACCGGTCAGTCCTGTACCGCGTGTTCCCGCGCCATCGTCCACGAGGACGTGTACGACGAGTTCGTGGCCGAACTCGTGGACCGCGCCGAATCCATCGACGTCGGTCCGGGTGCCGACCACGAGATGGGACCGCAGGTGAGCGAAAGCGAACTCGAATCGACGCTCGACTACATCGAAATCGCCGAAAACGAGGGGGCGACGCTCGCGGCGGGGGGCAACACTCCCGACGGTGAAGCGGTCGAGACCGGATACTTCGTGGAACCGACCGTGTTTACCGACGTGGACTCCGAGATGCGAATCGCACAGGAGGAGGTCTTCGGGCCGGTTGTCGCCGTCATCAAGGTAAGCGATTTCGACGAGGGTCTCCACGTCGCGAACGACGTTCACTACGGCCTCTCGGCGAGCATCGTCACCGACGACCACACGGAAGCCAACCGCTTCATCGACGAGGTGGAGGCGGGCGTCGTGAAGGTCAACGACAAGACGACGGGACTCGAACTTCACGTTCCCTTCGGCGGGTTCAAGCGATCGTCCAGCGAGACGTGGCGCGAACAGGGCGACGAGGGACTGGAGTTCTACACCATCGAGAAGACGGTGTACGACAGTTACTGA
- a CDS encoding glycoside hydrolase family 3 N-terminal domain-containing protein, with product MHTESDRGEPRIADEGRVEELLEEMTITEKVAQLGSVNANKLLDDDGSLDRKAVEELLENGIGHLTRLGGEGSLPPREAAKRTNELQDFLGSETRLGIPAIPHEECLSGYMGPSGTTFPQMLGVASTWSPDLVAEITDTIRGQLEAIGTTHALSPVLDIARDLRWGRVEETFGEDPYLVAAMARGYVNGLQGDGDGISATLKHFAGHGAGEGGKNRSSVNVGRRELRETHLFPFEAVIKTADAESVMNAYHDIDGIPCASDGWLLTDVLRGEWGFDGTVVSDYYSVEFLQSEHGVAASKQAAGVMAVEAGLDVELPYTDCYGDHLVNAVEDGDVAEATVNTAVRRVLRAKAEKGLLDDPTVDVDAAAAPFNTENARDLTTRAARESMTLLKNEDDFLPFDGEELETVAVVGPKADNAQELMGDYAYPAHYPTEEVDLDATTPLDAIEARGEHAGFDVRYEQGCTTTGSSTEDFDSAAEAAEAADVAVTFVGARSAVDFSDIDEKQADLPSVPTSGEGCDVVDLDLPGVQQELVERVHETGTPLVVVVVSGKPHSVEWIAEEAPALLYAWLPGERGGEGIAEVLFGEHNPGGRLPVSIPRSVGQLPVYYNRKPNTANEEHVYTESTPLYPFGHGLSYTDFEYGDLSLSTDSIAPSGRVSAEVTVSNTGDRDGHEVVQLYASAKSPSQARPVQELVGFERIFLAAGESKRIIFEIDASQLAFHDRDMNLAVERGPYELRVGRSASDIVSTAAFDVPTTKEVPAAGRTYFTTTRVEPVE from the coding sequence ATGCACACTGAATCGGATCGTGGAGAGCCTCGTATCGCCGACGAAGGGCGAGTAGAAGAGCTCCTCGAAGAGATGACGATAACGGAAAAGGTCGCACAACTGGGGTCGGTGAACGCGAACAAACTGCTCGACGACGATGGAAGCCTCGACCGGAAGGCGGTGGAGGAACTCCTCGAAAACGGAATCGGTCATCTGACGAGACTCGGCGGGGAAGGAAGCCTTCCACCACGGGAAGCCGCGAAACGGACGAACGAACTCCAGGACTTTCTCGGGAGCGAGACTCGACTCGGCATCCCCGCGATTCCCCACGAGGAGTGTCTGAGCGGCTATATGGGACCGAGCGGAACGACGTTCCCGCAGATGCTCGGCGTCGCGAGTACGTGGTCGCCGGACCTCGTCGCGGAAATAACGGACACCATCCGCGGTCAGTTGGAAGCGATCGGGACGACGCACGCGCTCTCGCCGGTGCTCGACATCGCTCGGGACCTTCGGTGGGGACGCGTCGAGGAAACGTTCGGCGAGGACCCGTATCTCGTCGCAGCGATGGCCCGAGGATACGTGAACGGCTTGCAGGGTGATGGCGACGGCATCTCTGCAACGCTCAAGCACTTTGCCGGTCACGGCGCCGGGGAGGGAGGGAAAAACCGCAGTTCGGTCAACGTCGGACGCCGGGAACTACGGGAAACCCACCTGTTCCCGTTCGAGGCCGTCATCAAAACGGCCGACGCCGAGTCCGTAATGAACGCCTATCACGACATCGACGGCATCCCGTGCGCGAGCGACGGGTGGTTGCTGACGGACGTTCTCCGTGGCGAGTGGGGATTCGACGGGACAGTGGTTTCGGACTACTACAGCGTCGAGTTCCTGCAAAGCGAGCACGGCGTCGCGGCATCGAAGCAAGCGGCGGGGGTGATGGCCGTCGAGGCCGGTCTCGACGTCGAACTCCCCTACACGGACTGCTACGGCGACCATCTCGTGAACGCCGTCGAAGACGGGGACGTGGCCGAAGCGACGGTGAATACGGCGGTTCGTCGGGTCCTCCGTGCGAAGGCCGAGAAGGGACTCCTCGACGATCCGACCGTCGACGTCGACGCCGCCGCCGCCCCGTTCAACACCGAGAACGCGAGAGACCTCACCACCCGCGCCGCCCGCGAATCGATGACCCTCCTGAAGAACGAGGACGATTTTCTCCCCTTCGACGGGGAGGAACTGGAGACCGTGGCCGTCGTCGGTCCGAAAGCCGACAACGCACAGGAACTCATGGGCGATTACGCGTATCCGGCCCACTATCCCACGGAGGAAGTCGACCTCGATGCCACGACCCCACTCGACGCCATCGAAGCACGCGGCGAGCACGCCGGATTCGATGTTCGATACGAGCAGGGGTGTACGACGACCGGGTCCTCGACCGAAGACTTCGATTCGGCGGCCGAGGCGGCCGAAGCCGCCGACGTCGCCGTCACGTTCGTCGGCGCGCGCTCCGCCGTCGATTTCTCCGACATCGACGAGAAGCAAGCCGACCTCCCGAGCGTTCCCACCAGCGGCGAAGGTTGTGACGTGGTCGACTTGGACCTCCCCGGCGTCCAGCAGGAACTCGTGGAACGCGTCCACGAGACCGGAACGCCGTTGGTCGTCGTCGTCGTAAGCGGGAAACCTCACTCCGTCGAGTGGATCGCTGAGGAAGCGCCCGCGCTCCTCTACGCGTGGCTTCCGGGCGAACGCGGGGGTGAAGGAATCGCCGAAGTGCTGTTCGGCGAACACAACCCCGGCGGCCGCCTCCCAGTCTCCATCCCGCGGTCGGTCGGCCAACTGCCGGTTTACTACAACCGAAAACCCAACACCGCGAACGAAGAGCACGTCTACACGGAGAGCACACCCCTGTACCCGTTCGGTCACGGTCTGAGCTACACCGACTTCGAATACGGCGACCTCTCGCTATCGACCGACTCGATCGCTCCGTCTGGGCGGGTGAGCGCCGAAGTTACGGTCAGCAATACGGGCGACCGAGACGGACACGAAGTCGTCCAGTTGTACGCGAGCGCGAAGTCCCCGAGTCAAGCACGACCGGTTCAAGAACTGGTCGGGTTCGAACGGATATTCCTCGCCGCTGGCGAGTCGAAACGCATCATCTTCGAAATCGACGCCTCGCAACTCGCGTTCCACGACCGGGACATGAATCTCGCCGTCGAGCGAGGTCCGTACGAACTCCGCGTCGGTCGCTCGGCGAGCGATATCGTCTCCACGGCGGCGTTCGACGTTCCGACGACGAAAGAAGTACCGGCGGCCGGCCGAACGTACTTCACGACGACGCGAGTCGAACCCGTGGAGTAG
- a CDS encoding Gfo/Idh/MocA family protein, giving the protein MKAVTSAFVGTGPDPETQNNQGFAMAYRHAAAYDHAGAELVACADIVEPNAKAFADYWGIEADGVFEEYLDMVTEVEPDIVSVCTPPPTHADIVTDIARSNAVQAIHCEKPMDRTWSNVERMVEVCDEEGVKLTFNHQRRFGRGYRRAKELLDAGEIGDLQRVECAAPNIYDYGSHSVDLCNYFNDEGRAEWVISQLDYRDEDLWFGAHNENQTLASWRYENGVYGLATTGIGADLVNCHNRLVGSEGTIEIGHGFPNNETDDQILRIKRDGDDGWEHVDCDGEGLHGLDTREFGRVFIDRAIADVVEAVENDSTSELNAENALKATEIIFGAWESSRRHGRVELPLDIEDNPLDALIEDGTLTPEPAEE; this is encoded by the coding sequence ATGAAAGCAGTTACTAGCGCCTTCGTCGGAACCGGACCGGACCCCGAGACACAGAACAACCAAGGATTCGCGATGGCGTATCGTCACGCCGCGGCGTACGACCACGCGGGGGCGGAGTTGGTCGCCTGTGCCGATATCGTCGAACCCAACGCGAAAGCGTTCGCCGACTACTGGGGTATCGAAGCGGACGGCGTATTCGAGGAGTACCTCGACATGGTCACCGAGGTCGAACCCGACATCGTCAGCGTCTGTACGCCCCCGCCGACGCACGCCGACATCGTGACCGACATCGCACGGAGCAACGCGGTGCAGGCGATACACTGCGAGAAACCCATGGACAGGACGTGGTCGAACGTCGAACGGATGGTCGAAGTATGTGACGAGGAGGGCGTCAAATTGACGTTCAATCACCAACGCCGCTTCGGCCGAGGATATCGAAGGGCCAAGGAATTGCTCGATGCCGGCGAAATCGGAGACCTCCAGCGGGTCGAGTGTGCGGCTCCCAACATCTACGACTACGGGTCCCACTCGGTAGACCTCTGTAACTACTTCAACGACGAGGGAAGGGCCGAGTGGGTCATCTCCCAGCTCGACTACCGGGACGAAGACCTGTGGTTCGGTGCCCACAACGAGAACCAGACGCTCGCCTCTTGGAGATACGAGAACGGCGTCTACGGACTCGCAACGACCGGAATCGGAGCGGATCTGGTCAACTGTCACAACCGCCTGGTGGGCAGCGAGGGCACCATCGAAATCGGACACGGCTTCCCGAACAACGAAACCGACGACCAGATCCTCCGCATCAAGCGCGACGGGGACGACGGGTGGGAACACGTCGACTGTGACGGCGAGGGTCTCCACGGCCTCGACACTCGGGAGTTCGGTCGGGTCTTCATCGACCGTGCGATAGCCGACGTCGTCGAAGCGGTCGAGAACGATTCCACCTCCGAACTGAACGCGGAGAACGCGCTCAAGGCGACGGAAATCATCTTCGGCGCGTGGGAATCGTCACGACGACACGGCCGCGTCGAGTTGCCGCTCGACATCGAGGACAACCCCCTCGATGCGCTCATCGAAGACGGAACGCTCACTCCGGAACCCGCCGAGGAGTGA
- a CDS encoding hydroxypyruvate isomerase family protein, with protein sequence MPELSVCVEMVFEGVPFTERIGLAAAAGADAVEFWGWRDKDLDAVANACDEHDLNVAAMLGSDVPLTDRARTSEARRSMRESIETAARLGCSTLIITVGQEQADIDHSTQRGAIVAALESVAPDAADAGVTLAVEPLNTAVDHPGYFLESSAEGYDIVDAVGDSNVKLLFDVYHQQITEGNVIANMTSHLDHIGYVHIADVPGRHEPGTGELDYENILPALAAAGYDGYIGCEFSPEGDDAAAVSDCRTILNG encoded by the coding sequence ATGCCAGAACTGTCGGTTTGCGTCGAGATGGTCTTCGAAGGAGTACCGTTTACGGAGCGGATCGGTCTCGCCGCGGCGGCCGGCGCGGACGCGGTGGAGTTCTGGGGATGGCGCGACAAGGACCTCGATGCGGTCGCCAACGCGTGTGACGAACACGACCTGAACGTCGCAGCCATGCTCGGCAGCGACGTCCCGCTGACGGACCGGGCCCGAACCTCCGAGGCCCGCCGGTCCATGCGCGAATCCATCGAAACGGCCGCACGCCTCGGCTGTTCGACCCTCATTATCACCGTGGGACAGGAACAGGCGGATATCGATCATTCAACCCAACGAGGTGCTATCGTGGCTGCTCTCGAGAGCGTCGCCCCCGACGCCGCCGACGCGGGCGTTACGCTCGCCGTCGAACCGTTGAACACGGCCGTGGATCACCCCGGTTACTTCCTCGAATCGTCGGCGGAAGGATACGACATCGTCGATGCGGTCGGCGATTCGAACGTTAAACTCCTCTTCGACGTGTACCATCAGCAGATCACGGAAGGAAACGTCATCGCCAACATGACGAGTCACCTCGACCATATCGGGTACGTCCACATCGCGGACGTTCCCGGTCGACACGAACCCGGAACGGGGGAACTCGACTATGAGAACATCCTCCCCGCGCTCGCCGCTGCGGGGTACGACGGCTACATCGGGTGCGAATTCTCCCCCGAAGGTGACGACGCCGCGGCCGTGAGCGACTGTCGTACTATCCTAAACGGGTAG
- a CDS encoding extracellular solute-binding protein has protein sequence MPKATDSSIGDATDETITGTPDEGDYSRRGFMEAAASMGAAGAAAGLSGCTEQFGGSGGDSKTKGEKDFIFWTMRGYIPEVTKNIKQAAKGFEKHSDSPVNVSTNVIVWNQVFPKWNASIQGRTTPNVSEMANEHAVNFGSLGATAPVTDIYDSYDDWYGPMEAWASWDDKKWGVPWFVETRPMYYRKDLLEKAGHSKPPKDWKELVKIGKDVVKETGNPGYIEPGARDFTTGQHMFAYTANAGGKFYSKKDGKWQVELDSAGSLFGHLFYASLKKAWNLTADGWTSQDSSATDKFFRERDAGMAHLGAEDARLARTKEHAGLRDNVGIQPMPEGPLGKQWSFRGGSCLSPFTDDVSKHDVGNLSNEFVKYMMQPDNQSDYFAASAPVFMPVRKSQEQMDLFTKNPTKLPDDWLDAFVTQAQETRRYGVYGGGQDTPFLGSVEGSTTGYSQAISAILGSNKDPKEALVGMANSVRNEANKKLDYTLKNKSEKPSLDDAPKEVQDWITGSNNTPKIWNPYE, from the coding sequence ATGCCGAAGGCAACTGATTCATCGATCGGCGACGCTACTGACGAGACGATAACCGGTACCCCCGACGAGGGAGACTACTCCCGGCGCGGTTTCATGGAGGCCGCTGCATCCATGGGTGCAGCCGGTGCCGCAGCCGGATTGTCCGGATGTACTGAACAGTTCGGCGGTAGCGGCGGTGATAGCAAAACGAAGGGTGAAAAGGACTTCATCTTCTGGACGATGCGCGGATACATCCCGGAAGTGACGAAGAACATCAAACAGGCCGCCAAGGGCTTCGAAAAACACTCGGATTCGCCGGTCAACGTCTCGACGAACGTCATCGTGTGGAATCAGGTGTTCCCGAAGTGGAACGCGTCCATTCAGGGACGGACGACGCCGAACGTCTCGGAGATGGCCAACGAACACGCCGTGAACTTCGGAAGTCTCGGTGCGACGGCACCCGTCACGGACATTTACGATTCGTACGACGACTGGTACGGGCCGATGGAAGCGTGGGCCAGTTGGGACGACAAGAAGTGGGGCGTCCCGTGGTTCGTCGAGACGCGACCGATGTACTATCGGAAGGACCTCCTCGAAAAGGCGGGTCACAGCAAGCCGCCGAAGGACTGGAAGGAGCTCGTTAAAATAGGGAAAGACGTGGTCAAAGAGACCGGAAATCCGGGGTACATCGAACCCGGCGCTCGCGACTTCACGACCGGTCAACACATGTTCGCCTACACCGCGAACGCGGGCGGGAAGTTCTACAGCAAGAAGGACGGGAAGTGGCAGGTGGAACTCGATTCTGCCGGGTCCCTGTTCGGTCACCTGTTCTACGCCAGCCTGAAGAAGGCGTGGAATCTCACGGCCGATGGTTGGACGAGCCAGGATTCGAGCGCGACGGACAAGTTCTTCCGCGAGCGGGACGCCGGGATGGCGCACCTCGGCGCGGAGGACGCGCGTCTCGCCCGGACGAAGGAACACGCCGGCCTTCGGGATAACGTGGGTATCCAGCCGATGCCCGAGGGACCGCTTGGCAAACAGTGGTCGTTCCGCGGCGGTTCCTGTCTCAGCCCGTTCACCGACGACGTTTCCAAACACGATGTCGGGAATCTCTCGAACGAGTTCGTGAAGTACATGATGCAACCGGACAACCAGTCCGACTACTTCGCGGCGTCTGCACCCGTCTTCATGCCGGTACGAAAGAGTCAGGAACAGATGGACCTCTTCACGAAGAACCCGACGAAGCTTCCCGACGACTGGCTTGACGCATTCGTCACCCAAGCACAGGAGACTCGGCGATACGGCGTCTACGGCGGCGGACAGGACACGCCGTTCCTCGGATCGGTCGAAGGTTCGACGACCGGATACAGCCAAGCGATTTCGGCCATCCTGGGCTCGAACAAGGACCCGAAGGAAGCGTTAGTCGGCATGGCCAACAGCGTTCGAAACGAGGCGAACAAGAAACTGGACTACACGCTCAAGAACAAGTCCGAGAAACCGAGCCTCGACGACGCCCCGAAGGAGGTGCAGGATTGGATCACCGGTTCCAACAACACGCCGAAGATCTGGAATCCCTACGAATGA
- a CDS encoding ABC transporter ATP-binding protein gives MGRIVFDSVQKVYGSKTVAVDNFELEVADGEFLTLVGPSGSGKSTTLRMLAGLEEITAGEISIDDEVVNFLPPRDRDIAMVFQNYALYPHLSVRENLAFGLKRSTTLDKAEINRRVEETADLLGIPELLDNKPRQLSGGQKQRVATGRAIVREPEVFLFDEPLSNLDAKLRKHMRTELNRIQQELGTTTIYVTHDQEEAMTMSDRIAILNHGELQQVGSPREVYNDPTNLFVAQFIGSPSMNIFDGIIEARQGVSRFTGQIDHVLSDDIAETAERTASDRFVLGIRPEDLELCESSHRNASAVTVELVEPLGRDNLLYFEPSAMEADVDEEREYVMFVPPDVNPDVGDEVHITFDDDDIHLFDEETGNNLLVEGRTQREDPPVR, from the coding sequence ATGGGACGAATAGTTTTCGATTCCGTTCAAAAGGTCTACGGCAGCAAAACGGTTGCCGTCGATAATTTCGAACTCGAGGTCGCCGACGGAGAATTCCTGACATTAGTCGGGCCGAGCGGCTCGGGCAAATCGACGACGCTCCGAATGCTCGCCGGGCTCGAAGAGATAACGGCTGGGGAGATATCCATCGACGACGAAGTCGTGAATTTCCTCCCGCCACGTGACCGAGATATCGCGATGGTGTTCCAGAACTACGCACTGTATCCGCACCTCAGCGTGCGTGAGAACCTCGCGTTCGGGCTCAAGCGTTCGACGACGCTCGACAAGGCGGAAATCAACCGACGCGTCGAGGAGACGGCGGATCTGCTTGGCATCCCGGAACTCCTCGACAACAAACCCCGTCAGCTGTCCGGCGGACAGAAACAGCGCGTGGCGACGGGACGCGCTATCGTCCGCGAACCGGAGGTGTTCCTCTTCGACGAACCGCTGTCGAACCTCGACGCCAAGCTCCGCAAACACATGCGGACGGAGCTCAACCGCATCCAGCAGGAACTCGGGACGACCACCATCTACGTCACGCACGATCAAGAGGAGGCGATGACGATGTCGGACCGAATCGCCATCCTGAACCACGGCGAACTCCAGCAGGTGGGTAGCCCACGGGAGGTGTACAACGACCCCACGAACCTGTTCGTGGCCCAGTTCATCGGGAGTCCGAGCATGAACATCTTCGACGGAATCATCGAGGCCCGACAAGGTGTCTCCCGATTCACGGGCCAGATCGACCACGTCTTATCGGACGATATCGCCGAGACGGCCGAACGAACCGCTTCGGACCGATTCGTTCTCGGCATCCGACCGGAAGACCTCGAACTGTGCGAATCATCCCACCGGAACGCGAGCGCGGTCACCGTCGAGCTGGTCGAACCGCTCGGCCGGGACAATCTTCTGTACTTTGAGCCGTCGGCGATGGAGGCGGACGTGGACGAAGAACGGGAATACGTGATGTTCGTCCCGCCCGATGTAAATCCCGACGTCGGCGATGAGGTGCACATCACTTTCGACGATGACGACATTCACCTGTTCGACGAGGAGACAGGTAACAACCTCCTCGTCGAGGGGCGGACGCAGCGGGAAGACCCACCGGTTCGATAG